In Risungbinella massiliensis, a single window of DNA contains:
- a CDS encoding DUF4261 domain-containing protein gives MVESNIIIGVPGKWESRTELIQQIALQSEGYLMAGKLISHIEKQVMFEVEVYEHDPNLSRAFSIAGRGNLPPYLLEEIDQHTCTVYLIAKSNGVESTKDLLDVTAGLLRAGGIAVKIEAPGLAYTKEEWYELTRTKEDAAIYLHFVNFIGDSEHIYSIGMHAFGLPDVMVPAHLQLEEFTNLLHNFNLYQILEKPTFHHGETFSLDPDEPVYQLEKLQDFRYDSGDVCFNPSGIWNLVPS, from the coding sequence GTGGTAGAATCCAATATCATAATAGGAGTTCCTGGAAAATGGGAATCCCGAACCGAGTTAATCCAACAAATTGCCCTGCAAAGTGAAGGTTATCTGATGGCAGGGAAACTCATTTCTCATATAGAAAAACAGGTCATGTTCGAAGTAGAAGTGTATGAACATGATCCGAATCTCTCCAGAGCATTTTCTATTGCAGGAAGAGGGAATTTGCCTCCGTACTTGTTGGAAGAGATTGATCAGCATACTTGCACGGTATATCTAATAGCGAAATCAAATGGGGTTGAAAGTACGAAGGACCTACTCGATGTTACGGCGGGCTTGCTTCGAGCTGGAGGAATCGCAGTGAAGATTGAAGCGCCTGGATTAGCTTATACAAAAGAAGAATGGTACGAGCTGACACGCACTAAAGAGGATGCGGCGATCTATCTGCATTTTGTTAATTTTATAGGGGACTCTGAACATATTTACTCCATTGGAATGCATGCGTTTGGTTTGCCGGATGTGATGGTACCTGCACATTTACAACTGGAGGAATTTACTAACTTGCTACATAATTTCAATCTATATCAGATACTAGAGAAACCTACCTTTCATCATGGCGAAACATTCTCTCTAGATCCAGATGAACCTGTGTATCAATTGGAGAAGTTACAGGATTTTCGTTATGACTCAGGAGATGTTTGCTTTAATCCATCTGGTATCTGGAATTTAGTACCCTCATAA
- the glnA gene encoding type I glutamate--ammonia ligase — translation MARNLSIEEILRNAEDENVRYIRLQFTDLLGAVKNVEIPRSQLNKALHNEMMFDGSSIEGFVRIEESDMYLYPDLDSWVIYPWTTKEEGRVAALMCDVYNPDGTPFAGDPRGILKKVLQEASEMGFSSFNVGPEPEFFLFKTDENGTPTLELNDQGGYFDLAPVDLGENCRRDIVLTLEEMGFEVEASHHEVAPGQHEIDFQYANAITAADNIQLFKVVVKNVAKKYGLHATFMPKPLFGVNGSGMHCHQSLFQEKENAFYDESDPLGLSETARHYLAGILYHARSFTAVTNPLVNSYKRLVPGYEAPCYVAWSPKNRSPLVRVPASRGLGTRIEVRNPDPAANPYLALAVMLKAGLDGIRNKRSLPAPIESNIYVMDESTRNEYGILSLPANLHEALNELVQNEVIVGVLGEHALEHFIAAKQVEWDVFRTQVTDWERVQYLEQY, via the coding sequence ATGGCAAGAAATCTTTCGATAGAAGAAATTCTACGTAATGCAGAAGATGAAAATGTACGCTATATAAGGTTGCAGTTTACGGATCTATTGGGTGCAGTCAAAAATGTGGAGATACCTCGAAGCCAGTTAAACAAAGCCCTTCATAATGAAATGATGTTTGACGGTTCCTCCATTGAGGGATTTGTTCGTATCGAAGAATCGGATATGTATCTCTATCCTGACCTAGACTCTTGGGTGATCTATCCATGGACCACGAAAGAGGAAGGGCGAGTAGCTGCATTGATGTGTGATGTCTATAACCCAGATGGGACCCCATTTGCAGGAGACCCAAGAGGAATATTAAAAAAGGTGCTACAAGAAGCGTCAGAAATGGGCTTTAGTAGCTTTAATGTAGGACCAGAGCCGGAGTTTTTCCTGTTTAAGACAGATGAAAACGGTACTCCTACTTTAGAGCTGAACGATCAGGGAGGATATTTTGATCTGGCTCCGGTTGATCTGGGTGAGAATTGTCGTCGCGATATTGTATTGACTTTGGAAGAGATGGGATTTGAGGTGGAAGCTTCCCATCATGAAGTAGCTCCTGGTCAACATGAGATAGACTTTCAATATGCCAATGCGATCACCGCTGCCGACAATATTCAACTCTTTAAAGTGGTGGTCAAAAATGTGGCAAAAAAGTATGGGCTTCATGCTACTTTTATGCCCAAACCTTTATTTGGAGTAAACGGGTCCGGAATGCACTGTCATCAATCACTGTTTCAAGAAAAGGAAAATGCATTTTATGACGAGAGTGATCCGCTCGGTTTGAGCGAAACAGCACGGCATTACTTAGCGGGAATTCTCTACCATGCCAGATCATTTACCGCTGTTACAAACCCATTAGTAAATTCCTATAAACGTCTTGTTCCTGGCTACGAAGCCCCATGTTATGTAGCTTGGTCACCTAAGAACCGTAGCCCGTTGGTTAGGGTGCCAGCCTCTCGTGGTCTTGGAACAAGGATTGAGGTACGAAACCCTGATCCTGCCGCTAATCCATACCTAGCCCTTGCAGTTATGCTAAAAGCCGGGTTAGATGGAATCCGGAATAAAAGATCATTGCCAGCACCAATCGAGAGCAACATCTATGTAATGGATGAATCAACAAGAAACGAGTATGGAATTTTGAGTTTACCCGCCAATCTCCATGAAGCACTTAACGAGTTAGTACAAAATGAGGTAATTGTAGGAGTTCTTGGTGAACATGCCTTGGAGCATTTTATTGCTGCAAAACAAGTGGAATGGGATGTATTCCGTACACAAGTAACGGATTGGGAAAGAGTACAATATTTAGAGCAATATTAG
- the glnA gene encoding type I glutamate--ammonia ligase translates to MAKYTKEQIFEIVEQQNVSYIRLQFTDLLGTIKNVEIPRSQLAKALDNKMMFDGSSIEGFVRIEESDMYLYPDLDTFIVYPWTSEGEGKIAGITCDIYMPDGTPFAGDPRGILKKVLKEAEEMGYTSFNVGPEPEFFLFKTDEKGQPTMELNDQGGYFDLAPLDLGENCRREIVLTLEKMGFEIEASHHEVAPGQHEIDFKYANAVTTADSIQSFKLVVKNIARKYGLHATFMPKPLFGVNGSGMHCHQSLFKGDENAFYDESDELGLSETGRHFLAGILAHARAFTAITNPLVNSYKRLVPGYEAPCYVAWSAKNRSPLVRIPASRGLGTRVEVRSPDPAANPYLALAVMLKAGLDGIKNKLALPPQTDRNIYVMDEAERRDAGIDSLPGSLTEALEVLQSDVVICEALGEHALNHFVQAKSIEWDMFRTAVHPWERDQYISLY, encoded by the coding sequence ATGGCAAAGTACACCAAAGAACAGATCTTTGAAATCGTCGAACAACAAAACGTATCTTACATCCGTCTTCAATTTACGGACTTATTAGGTACCATTAAAAACGTAGAAATTCCTCGTAGTCAATTAGCAAAAGCACTAGATAATAAAATGATGTTTGATGGTTCTTCTATTGAAGGTTTTGTACGCATCGAAGAATCGGACATGTATCTCTACCCAGATCTAGATACTTTCATCGTATATCCATGGACAAGCGAAGGAGAAGGTAAGATCGCAGGTATCACTTGTGATATTTATATGCCAGATGGTACTCCTTTTGCTGGGGATCCTCGTGGTATCTTGAAAAAGGTTTTGAAAGAAGCAGAAGAAATGGGTTATACCAGCTTTAATGTTGGTCCAGAGCCAGAGTTCTTCCTCTTCAAAACCGATGAAAAAGGTCAACCTACCATGGAACTAAATGACCAAGGTGGTTACTTTGACCTTGCACCTCTAGATCTTGGAGAGAACTGCCGTCGAGAAATCGTTCTCACCCTAGAAAAAATGGGTTTTGAGATTGAAGCTTCTCACCATGAAGTAGCTCCTGGACAACATGAGATTGATTTTAAATACGCTAATGCAGTAACTACTGCAGATAGTATCCAAAGCTTTAAATTAGTAGTGAAAAATATTGCTCGCAAATATGGCTTGCATGCTACCTTCATGCCAAAACCACTATTTGGTGTAAATGGTTCTGGTATGCACTGTCATCAATCCCTCTTCAAAGGGGATGAAAATGCTTTCTATGATGAAAGCGATGAGCTAGGTTTAAGTGAAACAGGTCGCCACTTCCTTGCAGGGATTTTGGCACATGCACGTGCGTTCACTGCGATCACCAACCCACTAGTGAACTCTTACAAACGTTTGGTTCCTGGCTATGAAGCTCCTTGCTATGTGGCATGGTCTGCGAAAAACCGTAGCCCATTAGTACGGATTCCAGCTTCACGTGGATTGGGAACTCGTGTAGAAGTTCGTAGCCCGGACCCTGCTGCTAACCCATACCTTGCACTCGCAGTAATGCTCAAAGCAGGTCTGGATGGAATCAAGAACAAATTGGCTCTACCACCACAAACGGATCGCAACATCTATGTGATGGATGAAGCAGAACGCCGCGATGCTGGTATCGATAGCCTTCCTGGTAGCCTGACGGAAGCGTTGGAAGTTCTGCAATCCGATGTTGTAATCTGTGAAGCACTTGGTGAACATGCTCTGAACCACTTTGTACAAGCGAAGAGCATTGAATGGGATATGTTCCGTACAGCGGTTCATCCATGGGAGCGCGACCAGTACATTTCCTTGTACTAA
- a CDS encoding MerR family transcriptional regulator: MNNDDIRRNMPLFPMGIVTKLTELTPRQIRYYEQHELIQPERTDGKQRLFSFRDVDRLLVIKSLMEKGLNIAGVKEMLEHSQNLSEVKREVEEARIEAMKQKPELTQQDLLKKVRQDLINIHQPGSTHLTLGELSRFFRH; this comes from the coding sequence ATGAACAATGATGACATCCGGCGAAATATGCCTTTGTTCCCGATGGGGATCGTGACCAAACTAACAGAATTGACACCACGTCAGATTCGTTATTACGAACAACACGAACTCATTCAACCGGAGCGAACCGATGGCAAACAACGTCTGTTTTCTTTCCGCGATGTAGACCGTTTATTGGTTATTAAGTCCTTAATGGAAAAAGGACTCAATATTGCGGGTGTGAAGGAGATGTTGGAGCACTCTCAAAACTTATCGGAAGTGAAGAGGGAAGTGGAAGAGGCTCGGATCGAAGCGATGAAGCAGAAGCCAGAGCTAACTCAACAAGATCTCCTGAAAAAGGTGCGTCAGGACCTGATCAATATACATCAACCTGGTAGTACGCATCTAACACTCGGAGAACTTAGCCGCTTTTTTCGTCACTAA
- the trhA gene encoding PAQR family membrane homeostasis protein TrhA, protein MKFLRMKEPVNTWTHFITFLAGIVGLVSLIMLSWESTSKLTTMTIYGVSLIFLYGASSLYHWVRTTPEKELILKKIDHMAIYVFIAGCYTPVFYYCLEGAWRWAMLTSVWTIALVGVIMKIWFINVPRSVSTLFYITLGWVAVVPFGKLIDALPMEAIILLISGGVAYTIGGIIYSTKIFDFFPNKFGFHEIFHLFVMAGSIVHFFMMVFFIIPL, encoded by the coding sequence TTGAAATTTCTACGTATGAAAGAGCCCGTCAATACTTGGACTCACTTTATCACCTTTTTAGCTGGTATCGTGGGCCTAGTTTCTCTCATCATGCTGTCTTGGGAAAGTACCAGTAAGCTAACTACCATGACCATCTATGGTGTTAGTCTCATTTTCCTTTATGGGGCTAGTTCCCTCTATCACTGGGTGAGAACAACTCCAGAAAAAGAACTGATCCTAAAAAAAATCGATCATATGGCCATCTATGTCTTTATCGCTGGTTGTTATACTCCTGTATTCTACTATTGTCTAGAAGGGGCTTGGAGATGGGCGATGCTCACATCCGTCTGGACAATTGCGCTCGTTGGAGTAATCATGAAAATCTGGTTTATCAATGTTCCACGAAGTGTCTCCACCCTCTTTTATATCACGTTAGGTTGGGTAGCAGTTGTGCCATTTGGTAAGCTGATCGATGCACTCCCTATGGAGGCAATCATCCTCCTCATCTCAGGTGGTGTCGCCTATACGATCGGGGGAATTATTTACTCAACTAAAATCTTTGACTTTTTCCCTAATAAGTTCGGATTCCATGAAATCTTCCACCTCTTTGTAATGGCTGGTTCGATCGTTCACTTCTTTATGATGGTTTTCTTTATTATTCCTTTGTAA
- a CDS encoding aldo/keto reductase produces MAKNLQDTTTLHNGVKMPWFGIGVFKVEEGPELVNAVKQAIIHGYRSVDTAAIYENEEGVGQGIRLGLEEAGISREKLFVTSKVWNADLGYESAIAAYEASLKRLGLDYLDLYLIHWPVEGKYKDAWRALETLYKDGRVKAIGVSNFQIHHLEDLMKDAEIKPMVNQVEYHPRLTQKKLHSYCQEHGIQMEAWSPLMQGQLLDNELLKKIAAQYGKSVAQVILRWDIQNGVVTIPKSTKEHRIVENSSIFDFELTPEEMKHINELNQDLRVGPDPDNFDF; encoded by the coding sequence ATAGCGAAAAATTTACAAGATACAACGACTTTGCATAACGGTGTGAAAATGCCTTGGTTTGGTATTGGAGTATTTAAAGTAGAAGAAGGTCCTGAACTGGTGAATGCTGTAAAACAAGCTATTATACATGGCTATCGCAGTGTGGATACAGCTGCAATTTATGAAAATGAAGAGGGAGTCGGCCAAGGGATCCGTCTAGGCTTAGAGGAAGCTGGCATCTCTCGGGAAAAGCTCTTTGTGACATCGAAAGTTTGGAATGCGGATTTGGGATATGAGTCTGCTATTGCAGCCTATGAAGCAAGTCTAAAGAGACTTGGATTAGATTATCTGGATCTCTATCTTATTCATTGGCCTGTAGAGGGGAAATATAAAGATGCTTGGAGAGCTTTAGAGACTCTTTATAAAGATGGACGGGTAAAAGCGATTGGGGTAAGTAATTTTCAAATCCATCATTTAGAAGATTTGATGAAAGATGCAGAAATCAAACCAATGGTAAACCAAGTAGAATATCATCCTCGTTTGACTCAAAAGAAACTTCATTCATATTGTCAAGAGCATGGAATTCAGATGGAAGCTTGGTCTCCGCTTATGCAAGGACAATTGCTAGATAACGAGCTACTGAAAAAGATTGCCGCTCAATATGGCAAATCGGTCGCACAAGTTATTTTGCGTTGGGACATCCAAAATGGTGTCGTAACAATTCCGAAATCGACAAAAGAACATCGGATTGTGGAAAATTCCTCGATTTTTGATTTTGAATTAACACCAGAAGAAATGAAACACATAAATGAATTGAACCAAGATCTTCGAGTGGGTCCAGACCCTGATAATTTTGATTTTTAA
- a CDS encoding MFS transporter → MPLDKKRSTWALLALAVSAFAIGTTEFISVGLLPLIAQDLQISVTTAGLTVSLYALGVTFGAPILTSLTSSMSRKSLLLWIMIIFIVGNSIAASASSIGVLLVARVVSSFSHGVFMSIGSTIAANLVAENRRASAISIMFTGLTVATITGVPFGTFLGQYLGWRSSFIAIVVVGIIAFIANSILIPANLPKGTRTTFHDQFKLITNGRLLLLFIITALGYGGTFVVFTYLSPLLQDITGLKEGTVATILLVYGIAIAIGNVIGGKVANNNPIKALFYMFIIQAIVLFILTFTAPFTVAGLITIILMGLFAFMNVAGLQVYVVMLAERFVPKAVDVASAINIAAFNAGIAIGSYLGGIITDSIGLIHTAWIGAIMVLGAAILTGWSRILERKDQQNMV, encoded by the coding sequence ATGCCTTTAGATAAAAAACGAAGTACATGGGCACTGCTGGCATTAGCGGTGAGTGCTTTTGCCATTGGAACAACCGAATTTATCAGTGTTGGATTATTACCTTTGATAGCTCAAGATTTACAAATATCTGTTACCACGGCTGGATTAACTGTTTCTCTGTATGCTTTGGGTGTTACATTCGGAGCACCGATCCTAACTTCTCTGACATCTAGTATGTCACGTAAATCGTTACTACTTTGGATTATGATTATTTTTATTGTTGGCAACAGTATTGCAGCTAGTGCTTCTAGTATCGGAGTTTTACTAGTTGCTCGTGTTGTTTCTTCGTTTTCACATGGTGTATTTATGTCTATCGGTTCTACCATTGCAGCTAATTTGGTAGCGGAAAATCGCAGAGCAAGTGCTATTTCCATTATGTTTACCGGACTTACCGTGGCAACTATTACAGGTGTTCCTTTTGGTACGTTCTTAGGACAATATTTGGGCTGGAGATCTTCTTTTATCGCCATTGTGGTAGTTGGAATTATTGCGTTTATAGCCAATAGCATTCTTATTCCGGCTAACTTGCCAAAAGGAACTCGTACAACATTCCATGATCAATTCAAACTTATAACCAATGGGCGATTATTACTTTTGTTTATCATTACTGCTTTGGGTTATGGAGGTACGTTCGTTGTATTTACGTATTTATCTCCGTTGTTACAAGATATAACAGGATTGAAAGAAGGAACGGTTGCGACTATTTTACTTGTCTATGGTATTGCCATTGCAATCGGTAACGTAATTGGTGGAAAAGTGGCAAACAACAATCCGATTAAAGCACTATTTTATATGTTTATCATACAAGCGATTGTGCTATTTATCTTAACGTTTACTGCTCCATTTACGGTAGCAGGACTTATTACGATCATATTGATGGGATTGTTTGCATTTATGAACGTAGCGGGATTGCAAGTATATGTAGTGATGTTGGCGGAACGTTTTGTTCCAAAAGCAGTGGATGTAGCGTCTGCTATCAATATTGCAGCATTTAATGCGGGAATTGCTATTGGTTCCTATTTAGGTGGTATCATTACTGACTCCATTGGGCTCATTCATACAGCATGGATCGGAGCCATAATGGTTCTAGGAGCCGCAATTTTGACTGGCTGGAGTCGAATCTTAGAGCGAAAAGATCAACAAAATATGGTGTAA
- a CDS encoding NUDIX hydrolase — MSQNGIVLVASVSIFSGDKVLIIRENKPTAVDKWNFPSGHIEYGEDILYSARREVKEETGLDVNLIGTTGVYNFISSTNNQVILFHFIGEVTGGFLNLQEDEITDSKWIKINDLVTFENEDLREPKVVKQIIHNLLKENFHSISVFNEQLKNSSN, encoded by the coding sequence ATGTCGCAAAATGGAATTGTTTTAGTAGCAAGTGTCTCAATCTTTAGTGGTGATAAAGTCTTGATTATTAGAGAGAATAAACCTACTGCTGTTGATAAGTGGAACTTTCCGAGTGGACATATCGAATATGGTGAAGACATTCTTTATTCAGCTCGAAGGGAAGTTAAAGAGGAAACTGGATTGGATGTAAATTTGATTGGCACTACTGGCGTATATAATTTTATCAGTAGTACGAACAATCAAGTTATTTTATTTCATTTTATTGGTGAAGTTACTGGAGGTTTTTTAAATCTCCAAGAAGATGAAATTACAGACAGTAAATGGATAAAAATAAATGACCTTGTAACATTTGAAAATGAAGACTTGCGAGAACCAAAAGTAGTAAAGCAAATAATTCATAACCTATTAAAAGAGAACTTTCACTCAATTAGTGTGTTTAATGAGCAACTTAAAAATAGTTCTAATTAA
- a CDS encoding glutathione peroxidase: MSIYDFTVETASGEKKELQDFEGKVLLIVNTASKCGFTPQYQGLQELYEKYQDQGFVVLGFPCNQFGAQEPGRDEEIQSFCQINYGVKFPVFAKIDVNGNSAHPLYQYLKKEASGMLGNAIKWNFTKFLVDRNGKVVDRFAPTTKPQDLEKEIEKVL; encoded by the coding sequence ATGTCGATTTATGATTTCACGGTGGAGACTGCAAGTGGAGAAAAGAAGGAATTGCAAGATTTTGAAGGAAAAGTGTTACTTATTGTGAACACGGCAAGTAAGTGTGGTTTTACCCCACAGTATCAAGGATTGCAAGAACTATATGAAAAATACCAAGACCAAGGCTTTGTAGTGCTTGGCTTCCCATGTAACCAATTTGGAGCTCAAGAACCAGGAAGAGACGAAGAGATTCAGTCATTTTGCCAAATAAATTATGGAGTGAAGTTTCCTGTGTTCGCAAAGATTGATGTAAATGGAAACAGTGCTCACCCTTTGTACCAATATTTGAAGAAAGAAGCCTCGGGAATGCTCGGAAATGCGATTAAGTGGAATTTCACCAAATTCTTAGTAGACCGTAATGGCAAAGTAGTGGATCGCTTTGCCCCAACGACAAAGCCACAAGACTTGGAAAAAGAGATAGAGAAGGTATTATAA
- a CDS encoding SDR family NAD(P)-dependent oxidoreductase, with protein sequence MNLNLKGKKVFVTGSTSGIGKAIATSLVAEGAEVVINGRSQEKIEQTISEIREQFSNAVLYYAEADLGTEQGCQKVLKEYPGVDILINNLGIFEPVEYFDIPDEDWFKIFEVNIMSSVRLTRQYLKEMIRKKEGRVIFIASEAAIMPSLEMAHYSATKTMQLSLSRSLAELTKGTNVTVNTVMPGSTLTEGVETMLKTLYPNEQLPIKEAEKRFMRENRPTSIIQRLIRPEEIAHLVTFISSPLSAAINGSALRIDGGLVRSVF encoded by the coding sequence ATGAATCTAAACTTAAAAGGGAAAAAAGTGTTCGTCACGGGTTCCACATCGGGTATAGGAAAAGCAATTGCCACATCTTTAGTTGCAGAAGGTGCCGAAGTAGTGATCAATGGGCGAAGTCAAGAAAAAATAGAGCAAACGATATCTGAAATACGAGAACAATTTTCAAATGCTGTTCTTTACTACGCAGAGGCAGATCTAGGTACGGAACAAGGTTGTCAAAAGGTGCTGAAAGAGTATCCAGGCGTAGATATTTTGATTAATAACCTTGGAATTTTTGAGCCTGTAGAATACTTTGATATCCCAGATGAAGATTGGTTTAAAATATTTGAAGTGAATATCATGAGTAGCGTTAGGCTGACACGACAATACCTGAAAGAAATGATTCGAAAAAAAGAAGGAAGAGTTATTTTTATTGCCAGTGAAGCAGCCATTATGCCATCACTCGAAATGGCTCATTATAGCGCTACTAAGACAATGCAGCTCTCCCTTTCTCGAAGTTTAGCTGAGCTGACGAAAGGAACCAATGTGACCGTCAATACTGTTATGCCTGGCTCCACCTTAACAGAAGGAGTAGAAACGATGTTAAAAACTCTCTATCCAAATGAACAATTGCCGATAAAAGAAGCAGAGAAGCGGTTTATGAGAGAGAATCGTCCCACCTCTATTATCCAAAGGCTTATTCGTCCAGAGGAGATCGCCCATCTCGTGACCTTTATAAGCAGTCCTCTTTCCGCAGCGATCAATGGATCTGCTTTACGAATCGACGGCGGATTGGTGCGGAGCGTGTTTTAA
- a CDS encoding CapA family protein, giving the protein MKKPLKLLWIIIPLVILFIIIPIPSLFADPESESTEGNQDGEIQETKKQEAQIAVFGDIMLHNPQLTAGKKGDGYDFTSFFTDIKPYLKSADLAVGNFELTLGGPSMKYSGYPMFNAPDEIVDALLESGVDAVSTANNHSMDTREAGVRRTVKVLQEKKLPFFGTAASQQQRDTPLILETNGMKIAFLAYTEHTNGLPVPQKYLVNTIKLDLIKQDIAKAKEMGAEFVSVSLHWGQEYQREPNKFQEETAQAVLEAGADVIVGSHPHVTQPMKKVNINGKEKLIIYSLGNFVSNQTNEGVAEHTQEGMVVYFNIARDQATKEVKLKDVSFLPTYVHIYPQNGIKNYRVLPLTSENPTKLPNYPGLTKQVWKEAYLNTQQQMTVEEAFPTFSLK; this is encoded by the coding sequence GTGAAAAAGCCACTAAAATTATTATGGATCATCATTCCCCTCGTAATATTATTCATCATCATCCCCATTCCGTCTTTGTTTGCCGATCCGGAATCAGAATCAACTGAAGGTAATCAAGATGGGGAAATCCAAGAAACAAAAAAACAAGAAGCACAGATTGCCGTTTTTGGAGACATCATGCTTCATAACCCCCAGCTAACGGCAGGTAAAAAGGGAGATGGATACGACTTTACTTCCTTCTTTACTGATATTAAACCTTATCTGAAATCCGCTGATTTAGCAGTTGGAAACTTTGAATTAACACTTGGTGGTCCTTCCATGAAATACTCTGGCTATCCAATGTTCAATGCTCCAGACGAAATTGTCGATGCCCTGTTAGAAAGCGGAGTTGATGCGGTAAGTACAGCGAATAACCACTCGATGGATACTAGAGAAGCAGGTGTTCGCAGAACGGTAAAAGTGCTACAAGAAAAAAAGCTACCGTTCTTTGGTACAGCAGCAAGCCAACAACAACGTGATACTCCTCTGATTCTGGAGACCAACGGAATGAAAATCGCTTTCTTGGCGTACACCGAACATACCAATGGTCTTCCAGTACCACAAAAATATTTGGTCAATACAATTAAGCTAGACCTCATCAAACAAGATATCGCCAAAGCGAAAGAGATGGGCGCAGAGTTTGTCTCCGTCTCCCTGCATTGGGGTCAAGAATATCAACGTGAACCAAATAAGTTCCAAGAGGAAACAGCCCAGGCAGTACTAGAAGCAGGTGCCGATGTGATCGTAGGGAGTCACCCTCACGTTACGCAACCTATGAAAAAAGTAAATATCAATGGCAAAGAAAAATTAATCATTTACTCTCTTGGAAACTTTGTCTCCAACCAAACGAATGAAGGAGTAGCGGAGCACACCCAAGAAGGAATGGTCGTTTACTTCAATATTGCACGTGATCAAGCCACCAAAGAAGTAAAGCTAAAAGATGTCTCCTTCCTTCCGACGTATGTGCACATTTATCCACAAAATGGCATTAAAAATTACCGCGTTCTTCCACTGACATCGGAGAATCCGACCAAACTACCTAACTATCCAGGTTTAACAAAACAGGTTTGGAAAGAGGCTTACTTAAACACACAACAACAGATGACGGTAGAAGAAGCTTTTCCTACCTTTTCATTGAAGTAA
- a CDS encoding winged helix-turn-helix transcriptional regulator: MLKKKYNIAVEATLEVIGGKWKCVILCHLTHGKKRTSELKRLMPNITQKMLTQQLRELEEDGVINRIVYNQIPPKVEYELSEYGRSLQSILDSLCAWGEKHITKVYGDKFAVLEESILNDKLK, encoded by the coding sequence ATGCTGAAAAAGAAATACAATATCGCCGTTGAAGCGACACTCGAAGTAATCGGAGGAAAATGGAAATGTGTGATTCTCTGCCACCTAACACATGGTAAAAAACGTACCAGTGAATTGAAACGTCTCATGCCAAACATAACTCAAAAGATGCTAACCCAACAATTACGGGAGCTTGAAGAAGATGGTGTCATTAACCGCATTGTCTATAATCAAATTCCTCCTAAAGTGGAATATGAACTTAGTGAATATGGACGAAGTTTACAAAGCATTTTAGACTCTCTATGCGCTTGGGGAGAAAAACATATAACGAAAGTATACGGGGATAAATTTGCTGTATTAGAAGAAAGCATTTTGAATGATAAACTAAAATAA